One Gracilinanus agilis isolate LMUSP501 unplaced genomic scaffold, AgileGrace unplaced_scaffold27734, whole genome shotgun sequence genomic window, CCCCTGCGCTGCGATTCCTTCCTAGCCCTGGTGGGGCGCGGGAAGGAGCGGGGACACCCGAGGCAGGAAGGACgcccagccagccagccagctaGCCAGCAGCATCTCACCTGGCACAGAGCATCTTCAGCCCAGCCGCGCTCAGGTCCCAGCGAAGACTCTCCTGGCGAGCTCTCCTGAGGCAGGATGTGGAACGAGACCCAGAGCCTGGCGAACGAGTCCAACTTCAGCCTGGACTACACGGACGAGTCTTTCAACAGCTCCTGGGTgaaccagctgccccccttccctgGATCTCTGCTCACCGGGGTGACGGTCACCTGCATCGCTCTCTTTTTCATTGGCATCTCGGGCAACCTCATGACTATGCTGGTGGTGTCTCGATTCCGGGACATGAGGACCACCACCAACCTCTACCTGTCCAGCATGGCGCTGTCCGACCTGCTGATCTTCCTCTGCATGCCCCTGGACCTCTTTCGCCTCTGGCAGTACCGGCCCTGGAACTTCGGGGACTTTCTCTGCAAACTCTTTCAGTTCATCAGCGAGAGCTGTACCTACTCCACCATCCTCAACATCACTGCACTCAGCATCGAGAGGTACTTCGCCATCTGCTTTCCCCTCCGGGCCAAGGTTGTCATCACCAAGGGCAAGGTGAAGCTGGTCATCCTGGTCATCTGGGCCGTGTCCTTCTTCAGCGCTGGCCCCATCTTCGTCCTAGTGGGAGTGGAGCACGAAAATGGTACCAACCCCATGGACACCAACGAATGCAGGCCCACCGAGTTTGCCATCCAGTCGGGACTACTTACTATCATGGTCTGGATCTCCAGCATATTCTTCTTTCTGCCTGTATTTTGCCTGACTGTGCTTTACAGCCTCATTGGGAGAAAActgtggagaaggaag contains:
- the GHSR gene encoding growth hormone secretagogue receptor type 1, which gives rise to MWNETQSLANESNFSLDYTDESFNSSWVNQLPPFPGSLLTGVTVTCIALFFIGISGNLMTMLVVSRFRDMRTTTNLYLSSMALSDLLIFLCMPLDLFRLWQYRPWNFGDFLCKLFQFISESCTYSTILNITALSIERYFAICFPLRAKVVITKGKVKLVILVIWAVSFFSAGPIFVLVGVEHENGTNPMDTNECRPTEFAIQSGLLTIMVWISSIFFFLPVFCLTVLYSLIGRKLWRRKREDMGLSASLRDNNHKQ